The following are encoded together in the Triticum dicoccoides isolate Atlit2015 ecotype Zavitan chromosome 6B, WEW_v2.0, whole genome shotgun sequence genome:
- the LOC119325948 gene encoding MLO-like protein 1, with product MAGGEEGKPKPLELTPTWIVASICSAIVIISLVFERLLHRLGKRMMRSSKKPLYEVLLRVKEELMVLGFISLLLAVFQGVMGRLCVRRSVMGHMLPCKPPAPDGVAETAHFVLGGARRLLAAGAASDDHCLKKGKVPVLSVEAIHQLHIFIFILAVTHFVLSASTIILGTVQTRNWHHWESKIHANGDNAPEMIKHVQEFKFIQDHFKGHKKRWRIFGWMCSFFKQFYGSVTEEDYTTMRLGFVMKHCNPTFNFYNYMIRALEVDFKKVVGISWYLWALLMVFLLLNVQGLYVYIWISLVPFIMLLLVGSKMEHIITELAYEVAQKHTAIQGDLVVAPSDDFFWFHRPKLVLLLIHIVLFQNAFEIALFFWLLVTYGFKSCIMGNRAYAIARVVISVISQLVCCYITLPLYAIVSHMGSSFKRVMFDENVTEGLVNWAEKARRRRGIPSRTPADVGNSQVDEASDVVVQITNAHADSLVK from the exons atggccggcggagaAGAAGGGAAACCCAAGCCGCTCGAGTTGACGCCGACATGGATCGTGGCGTCCATCTgctccgccatcgtcatcatctccctcGTCTTCGAGCGCTTGCTCCACCGCCTAGGCAAG AGGATGATGAGGAGCAGTAAGAAGCCGCTGTATGAGGTCCTCCTCAGGGTGAAGGAGGAGCTCATGGTGCTGGGATTCATATCGCTGCTGCTCGCCGTGTTCCAGGGGGTCATGGGGAGGCTGTGCGTGCGACGGAGCGTCATGGGCCACATGCTGCCCTGCAAGCCACCTGCGCCGGACGGCGTCGCCGAGACCGCGCACTTCGTTCTGGGCGGGGCCAGGCGGCTTCTGGCCGCTGGAGCCGCCTCCGATGATCACTGCCTAAAAAAG GGCAAAGTTCCGGTACTCTCTGTTGAAGCTATTCATCAGTTGCACATATTTATCTTCATCTTGGCGGTCACTCATTTTGTTCTCAGCGCGTCTACCATTATTCTAGGAACTGTGCAG ACGAGAAATTGGCATCACTGGGAGAGCAAGATTCATGCAAATGGTGATAATG CTCCTGAAATGATCAAGCATGTTCAAGAGTTCAAGTTTATTCAAGACCATTTTAAAGGTCACAAAAAACGGTGGAGGATATTTGGTTGGATG TGTTCATTCTTCAAACAATTCTATGGATCGGTCACTGAGGAAGACTACACAACAATGCGACTTGGTTTCGTCATG AAACATTGTAACCCAACATTCAATTTTTACAATTACATGATCAGAGCGTTGGAGGTTGATTTCAAGAAGGTTGTTGGTATTAG TTGGTACCTCTGGGCATTGCTCATGGTATTCTTGTTGTTGAATGTTCAAG GTTTGTATGTCTACATTTGGATATCGTTAGTTCCATTCATT ATGCTACTTTTGGTTGGAAGCAAGATGGAGCACATCATTACAGAATTGGCTTACGAGGTTGCACAAAAGCATACGGCGATTCAAGGAGATTTAGTAGTGGCTCCTTCAGATGATTTCTTTTGGTTCCATCGGCCAAAGTTGGTCCTTTTGTTGATCCACATTGTCCTATTCCAAAACGCATTTGAGATTGCACTATTCTTTTGGCTATTG GTGACATATGGATTTAAATCATGCATCATGGGAAATCGAGCATATGCTATAGCTCGAGTTGTCATAAG TGTCATTAGCCAACTCGTTTGTTGTTACATCACCCTACCGCTTTATGCCATCGTCTCTCAT ATGGGGAGTTCTTTCAAAAGAGTTATGTTTGACGAAAACGTGACTGAAGGCCTTGTCAACTGGGCTGAAAAGGCTAGGAGACGCAGAGGAATCCCAAGTAGAACACCTGCAGACGTAGGCAACTCGCAAGTTGATGAGGCAAGTGATGTTGTAGTTCAAATAACAAATGCACATGCAGACTCATTGGTGAAGTAA
- the LOC119325949 gene encoding uncharacterized protein At5g39570-like: MASIFWGGAQADEVADFDEHDPTPYGGGYDITLTFGRALPPSDEICYPISTASTSSSSYGSHGAAEQHRRRPQDQDSHGSAGYRRRPEESHGSAAGYGHGRKAHDDDDDDGGAYRKPKPSHGDDDRPSYGRKKNDDDDDDERRSRYKKRDDDDDDERKPRYKKHDDDDDDHERRPRYKKRDDDDDDDDDRKPRYKKRDDDDDDDDRKPRYKKHDDDDDDDDDRKQRRGNNRRRHDDDD, encoded by the exons ATGGCGAGCATCTTCTGGGGCGGCGCCCAGGCCGACGAGGTGGCCGACTTCGACGAGCACGACCCCACCCCCTACGGCGGCGGCTATGACATCACCCTCACCTTCGGCCGCGCCCTCCCGCCCTCCGACGAGATTTGCTACCCCATCTCCACCGCCTCCACCTCGTCGTCATCGTATGGGAGCCACGGCGCGGCCGAGCAGCACCGCAGGAGGCCGCAGGACCAGGACAGCCACGGCTCCGCGGGGTACAGGAGGAGGCCGGAGGAGTCACACGGCTCCGCTGCTGGTTACGGGCACGGGAGGAAGGctcacgacgacgacgacgacgacggtggtgcGTACCGGAAGCCGAAGCCGTCCCACGGCGACGACGACCGGCCCAGCTACGGCCGCAAGAAGAAC gacgacgacgacgacgacgagaggCGGTCGCGGTACAAAaagcgcgacgacgacgacgatgatgagagGAAGCCGCGGTACAAGaagcacgacgacgacgatgatgaccaCGAGAGGAGGCCGCGGTACAAGAAacgtgacgacgacgacgatgatgacgatgacagAAAGCCACGTTACAAGaagcgcgacgacgacgacgacgacgatgataggaAGCCACGTTACAAGAagcacgatgatgatgatgacgacgacgatgataggaAGCAGCGTCGCGGGAACAACCGCCGCCGCCACGATGACGATGACTGA